From the Motacilla alba alba isolate MOTALB_02 chromosome Z, Motacilla_alba_V1.0_pri, whole genome shotgun sequence genome, one window contains:
- the LOC119695273 gene encoding translation initiation factor IF-2-like isoform X1 — translation MVFNSFFLHKLVDIQGINPAIFTMMALKTSLRAGWHARPFTRKNLSKSWVALPNSSSCPARLGHQNLYKATSTPLRPYSLPRRGCHLQTRSGQGPRPHQELQRPAGAQPAVGTRSTEGSRPPAPVRFSTRRSHPADHRPLPHGPAGRAQEPARPGGPRAPAAHPGARGGERRVPLRPAPLSPDRDTAGLFPAAAAMPGKKEQPAALARLSGFGMEMSQSMSGT, via the exons ATGGTGTTCAActcatttttccttcataaacTTGTTGACATACAGGGGATAAATCCTGCTATCTTTACAATGATGGCCTTGAAAACCTCTCTGAGAGCCGGATGGCACGCCAGACCTTTCACCCGCAAAAACCTCTCCAAAAGCTGGGTGGCATTGCCAAACTCTTCCAGCTGCCCCGCTCGCTTGGGCCACCAGAACCTCTACAAAGCCACCTCCACCCCTCTCCGGCCCTACAGCCTCCCTCGGCGGGGCTGCCACCTGCAGACCCGCAGTGGGCAGGGGCCGCGTCCCCACCAAGAGCTGCAGAGgccagctggggcacagcccgCCGTGGGGACCCGCAGTACGGAGGGCTCACGGCCCCCGGCGCCCGTGCGCTTCTCCACACGGCGGTCCCACCCCGCCGATCACCGACCTTTGCCACACGGGCCGGCGGGACGCGCGCAGGAGCCGGCCCGGCCAGGAGGGCCCCGGGCCCCCGCTGCCCACCCGGGCGCCCGGGGCGGCGAACGCCGCGTTCCCCTGCGCCCAGCCCCGCTCTCGCCCGACCGCGACACGGCGGGGCTGTTCCCCGCGGCCGCGGCGATGCCGGGGAAGAAAGAGCAGCCGGCCGCCCTCGCCCGCCTTTCGG GCTTTGGTATGGAAATGTCACAAAGCATGAGTGGCACATGA
- the LOC119695273 gene encoding translation initiation factor IF-2-like isoform X2, with the protein MVFNSFFLHKLVDIQGINPAIFTMMALKTSLRAGWHARPFTRKNLSKSWVALPNSSSCPARLGHQNLYKATSTPLRPYSLPRRGCHLQTRSGQGPRPHQELQRPAGAQPAVGTRSTEGSRPPAPVRFSTRRSHPADHRPLPHGPAGRAQEPARPGGPRAPAAHPGARGGERRVPLRPAPLSPDRDTAGLFPAAAAMPGKKEQPAALARLSGLKEISKNCN; encoded by the exons ATGGTGTTCAActcatttttccttcataaacTTGTTGACATACAGGGGATAAATCCTGCTATCTTTACAATGATGGCCTTGAAAACCTCTCTGAGAGCCGGATGGCACGCCAGACCTTTCACCCGCAAAAACCTCTCCAAAAGCTGGGTGGCATTGCCAAACTCTTCCAGCTGCCCCGCTCGCTTGGGCCACCAGAACCTCTACAAAGCCACCTCCACCCCTCTCCGGCCCTACAGCCTCCCTCGGCGGGGCTGCCACCTGCAGACCCGCAGTGGGCAGGGGCCGCGTCCCCACCAAGAGCTGCAGAGgccagctggggcacagcccgCCGTGGGGACCCGCAGTACGGAGGGCTCACGGCCCCCGGCGCCCGTGCGCTTCTCCACACGGCGGTCCCACCCCGCCGATCACCGACCTTTGCCACACGGGCCGGCGGGACGCGCGCAGGAGCCGGCCCGGCCAGGAGGGCCCCGGGCCCCCGCTGCCCACCCGGGCGCCCGGGGCGGCGAACGCCGCGTTCCCCTGCGCCCAGCCCCGCTCTCGCCCGACCGCGACACGGCGGGGCTGTTCCCCGCGGCCGCGGCGATGCCGGGGAAGAAAGAGCAGCCGGCCGCCCTCGCCCGCCTTTCGG GCCTGAAGGAGATCAGCAAAAACTGCAATTGA